The Immundisolibacter cernigliae genome has a window encoding:
- a CDS encoding (2Fe-2S)-binding protein: protein MYVCVCHGVTDRAIRQAAQAGACSLTELAQTLRVATCCGKCAQLATTLLEAADHAGAVPAARLASVG from the coding sequence ATGTACGTATGCGTGTGTCACGGCGTGACCGACAGGGCCATTCGACAGGCGGCCCAGGCCGGTGCGTGCAGCCTCACCGAGTTGGCGCAGACGCTGCGTGTGGCCACCTGCTGCGGCAAGTGCGCCCAACTCGCGACGACCCTGCTGGAAGCGGCCGATCATGCGGGGGCCGTGCCGGCGGCGCGCCTGGCCAGCGTCGGCTGA